The following coding sequences are from one Capsicum annuum cultivar UCD-10X-F1 chromosome 3, UCD10Xv1.1, whole genome shotgun sequence window:
- the LOC124896881 gene encoding 30S ribosomal protein S7, chloroplastic-like has translation MKKIQQKTERNPLPLLRQGIYGVTPDITVKARRAGGSTHQVPIKIGSTQGKTLAIHWLLAASQKYPGQNMAFKLSSELVDAAKGSDDAIRKKEETHRMAEGNRAFEHFL, from the coding sequence ATGAAAAAGATTCAACAAAAGACAGAAAGAAATCCACTACCCCTTTTACGTCAAGGAATATATGGAGTAACTCCCGATATAACAGTAAAAGCAAGACGTGCAGGTGGATCGACTCATCAAGTTCCCATTAAAATAGGATCCACACAAGGAAAAACACTTGCCATTCATTGGTTATTAGCGGCATCCCAAAAATATCCGGGTCAAAATATGGCTTTCAAATTGAGTTCCGAATTAGTGGATGCTGCCAAAGGCAGTGACGATGCCATACGCAAAAAAGAAGAGACTCATAGAATGGCAGAGGGAAATAGAGCTTTTGAACATTTTCTTTAA